In one window of Gemmatimonadaceae bacterium DNA:
- a CDS encoding alpha/beta hydrolase, producing MDADLLRIPVGPGSMHVERYGHGGSPILLVHGFGTCSFLWREVGPELASANRTAFAVDLFGYGESDRPFDAQFGIASQSDYLDHALTALRLTKATIVGVDLGGAVAMHLAYSRPERVERLVLVNPIAFDEVPADDVKMLQRNTARFAIRVSRGLLGAAPLVRELLERSVAAPDKMPDHLVARYMAPYVGQEGLNHLLSLARAVDGEDMLDVELGQLDCPTLIVWGDQDRFLSPKMADRLADTIPGSRLVRLPGTGRLVPEEAPETLANMILEFVGAAGTIARAD from the coding sequence TCTTCTCCGAATTCCAGTCGGTCCAGGCTCCATGCACGTGGAGCGATACGGTCACGGCGGCTCGCCGATCCTCTTGGTGCACGGCTTCGGCACGTGCTCCTTCCTCTGGCGCGAGGTCGGGCCCGAGCTGGCATCGGCGAATCGCACCGCCTTCGCGGTCGACCTCTTCGGCTACGGTGAATCCGATCGTCCGTTCGACGCGCAGTTCGGCATCGCCTCACAGTCCGACTATCTCGACCATGCGCTCACCGCGCTCCGGCTCACCAAAGCCACCATCGTCGGCGTCGACCTCGGCGGCGCGGTGGCGATGCATCTCGCTTATAGCCGCCCGGAGCGCGTTGAGCGCCTCGTCCTCGTCAATCCGATCGCGTTCGACGAAGTCCCGGCGGACGACGTCAAAATGTTGCAGCGAAACACGGCGCGGTTCGCCATCCGTGTGTCCCGCGGACTCCTCGGCGCGGCACCGCTCGTTCGCGAACTGCTCGAGCGCAGCGTTGCCGCCCCGGACAAGATGCCCGACCATCTCGTGGCCCGGTACATGGCGCCGTACGTCGGTCAGGAGGGCCTCAATCACCTCCTGTCGCTGGCACGGGCCGTGGACGGCGAAGACATGCTGGACGTCGAGCTCGGACAGCTCGATTGCCCGACCCTGATCGTCTGGGGCGACCAGGATCGTTTCCTCAGTCCGAAGATGGCCGACCGGCTCGCGGACACGATCCCCGGAAGCCGCCTCGTGCGTCTCCCCGGCACGGGCCGCCTCGTCCCCGAAGAGGCGCCGGAGACCTTGGCCAACATGATCTTGGAGTTCGTCGGCGCCGCGGGAACGATTGCCCGGGCCGATTGA
- a CDS encoding CDP-alcohol phosphatidyltransferase family protein produces the protein MISRERLRALPNIISSSRVLLAAGFAVVTDVDKRLGLVGLAAATDVLDGWLARRAKWTTRLGALIDPLADRIFALVAVITFLDSGALSIRGCLVMLSRDIMTAIGFIVARVVTWLRPVHLRARRAGKLVTVLQFIAFVVLLLEPQRVLPLLWLVGLASAYSVLDYTFALWHARAR, from the coding sequence ATGATATCCCGAGAGAGGCTCCGAGCTCTCCCGAACATCATCTCATCGTCGCGCGTCCTGCTCGCCGCGGGCTTCGCCGTCGTCACCGACGTCGACAAGCGGCTCGGACTCGTCGGGCTCGCCGCGGCGACGGACGTGCTCGACGGCTGGCTCGCGCGCCGCGCGAAGTGGACGACTCGTCTCGGCGCGCTGATCGATCCGTTGGCCGACCGTATTTTCGCGCTCGTCGCGGTAATCACCTTTCTCGATTCGGGCGCGCTTTCGATTCGCGGGTGCCTGGTGATGCTGTCGCGCGACATCATGACCGCGATCGGATTCATCGTGGCGCGCGTCGTCACCTGGCTGCGTCCGGTCCACCTGCGCGCGCGGCGCGCCGGCAAGCTGGTCACGGTGCTCCAGTTCATCGCGTTCGTTGTCTTGCTGCTCGAGCCGCAGCGCGTTCTGCCGCTGCTCTGGCTCGTTGGCCTCGCGTCGGCCTACTCGGTGTTGGACTACACGTTCGCCTTGTGGCACGCGCGCGCTCGCTAG
- a CDS encoding M28 family peptidase, translating into MAKVATVSPSSGPIATIDQRIGLSGVPDVSAALAAVDPKNIRRIDSTLVSFGTRNTFSDTTSPTHGIGAARRWIYSEFQRYSQACGGCLRVEYNEKVQMVGRANPLQANIVNVLAWLPGRDTTRVVVMSGHYDSCVCGIPNGTNDSTSTAPGADDDGSGSSAVIELARVFSMRFPKGLDASIIFVTVASEEQGLNGSRQLAEWLHEKGYKVVAGMTDDIVGNVVAEDGYTDSTSMRIFGADPDNSSSRELARYAWGLDRVYLPNFEVLPVWRLDRIGRGGDHEPYVMLGDPGLRFTERVENYNRQHLPTDDFAHVNFGYVANVARVNAMTVASLAMAPATPANARASRQGRNVAEGASGGQAWTLSWDPSPGATGYELLVRLTIEPTWSKVIPLGNITHCTLRRQLDDEWAAVRAIGPGGARSMAASMPTPNAPRPANGAAAAGRGAGGAAGGGGGGAGRGGPQQPPPPPCGA; encoded by the coding sequence GTGGCGAAGGTCGCCACCGTCAGCCCCTCCTCGGGCCCGATAGCCACGATCGACCAGCGCATCGGTCTCTCCGGCGTCCCCGACGTGTCGGCGGCGCTCGCCGCGGTCGATCCGAAAAACATCCGCCGCATCGATTCGACGCTCGTCTCGTTCGGCACGCGCAACACCTTCTCCGACACGACCTCGCCGACGCACGGCATCGGCGCCGCGCGCCGCTGGATCTACTCCGAGTTCCAGCGGTATTCGCAGGCGTGCGGCGGTTGCCTGCGCGTCGAATACAACGAGAAGGTCCAGATGGTCGGGCGTGCGAATCCACTCCAGGCGAACATCGTCAACGTGCTGGCCTGGCTCCCCGGTCGCGACACGACCCGCGTCGTCGTGATGAGCGGACACTACGACTCGTGCGTCTGCGGCATTCCCAACGGCACGAACGACTCGACCTCGACCGCGCCCGGCGCCGACGACGACGGTTCCGGCAGCTCGGCGGTGATCGAGCTGGCCCGCGTCTTCTCGATGCGATTTCCCAAGGGGCTCGACGCGTCGATCATCTTCGTGACCGTGGCCTCGGAGGAACAGGGGCTGAATGGATCGCGGCAGCTCGCCGAATGGCTGCACGAGAAGGGCTACAAGGTCGTCGCGGGAATGACCGACGACATCGTCGGCAACGTCGTCGCCGAGGACGGCTACACCGATTCGACGAGCATGCGAATCTTCGGTGCCGACCCCGACAACTCGTCGAGTCGCGAGCTGGCGCGCTACGCGTGGGGATTGGATCGCGTGTACTTGCCGAACTTCGAAGTGCTTCCCGTATGGCGTCTCGATCGTATCGGGCGCGGCGGCGACCACGAGCCCTACGTCATGCTCGGCGATCCCGGCCTGCGATTCACCGAACGCGTCGAGAACTACAACCGCCAGCATCTCCCGACGGACGACTTCGCGCACGTCAACTTCGGTTACGTGGCGAACGTCGCGCGCGTGAACGCGATGACGGTCGCATCGCTCGCCATGGCGCCGGCGACCCCGGCAAACGCGCGCGCGTCCCGACAGGGACGGAACGTCGCGGAGGGAGCGTCGGGAGGTCAGGCGTGGACGTTGAGTTGGGACCCGTCGCCGGGCGCTACCGGGTACGAGCTCCTCGTTCGGCTCACGATCGAGCCGACGTGGTCAAAGGTGATTCCCCTCGGGAACATCACGCATTGCACCCTTCGACGTCAGCTCGACGACGAATGGGCCGCGGTTCGTGCGATCGGACCCGGCGGCGCTCGTTCGATGGCCGCGTCGATGCCGACGCCGAACGCGCCGCGTCCGGCGAACGGTGCGGCCGCGGCTGGACGTGGCGCCGGGGGCGCGGCCGGTGGAGGCGGCGGGGGAGCGGGCCGAGGCGGACCGCAACAGCCCCCACCCCCACCGTGCGGCGCGTAG
- a CDS encoding pitrilysin family protein, whose product MPSTSVVRTRLANGLTVLVRRDPSAPVVAIVTFVRAGYFDETDDVVGISHVLEHMYFKGTPTRGVGEIAKETKAAGGYLNAGTIYDHTSYYTVLPSSSLEAGLDVQSDAYAHSLIDSDELARELEVIIQEAKRKADNPPAVATETLYELLHDRHRIRRWRIGREPGLRALRQNDVVGFYRNFYRPGNTILAIVGDVDPDTVLADVSRRYGSIAAGDPTRDAGPSEDGVGGFRYRDLTGDITQTQLAFGWRTPGTNHADTPALELLAAVLGAGRASRLYRAVRERRLASAVSAYHYTPTEIGVFVVHAESPPAAAGDAARAIWEQIRVARDGEIGDHELERAKRVFESRWIRRLEDMEGQASHLAEWEALGDWRIGDDYFERVMLATRDDVTRVARDYLRSDRTGVVVYRPVASDSLAGTSDEMLALLDREPRPAPLTPAPVYTARVLGPATPAEFVGETAGVFEYRSPEGIPVLVRRKPGSPLVHAGAFMIGGVRDEESALAGLTTLMLRTALKGTASRSAEQIAEEGEMLGGSVSGAANLDSFRWSISVPSRHAAAAVELLADVVQHPTFGAEVLETERAIALADVAALRDDMYRFPMRLATEAAFVGHPYGLPGGGTDDSLHRITGDEVRDWHAKRALSSPCVIALVGDADPAYLAELAARAFGDLRRAPVTPIPSPSWPASTATAVETRERAQTAMALLFSGPSRSDSSRYAAAMISLVASGLGGRFFEELRDKRSLCYTVNAFVAERALAGAFGAYIATSPEQEDAARDGLLAEFARLRDEPVSEPELRRAQKYAVGLHAIRQQSGAAVLADAVDAYLFGTLAELDEYESRIRAVTPAAMQGVAVEHFDPSRRVEGIVRGTGKKV is encoded by the coding sequence ATGCCTTCGACGTCGGTCGTGCGCACGCGACTGGCGAACGGGCTCACCGTGCTCGTACGCCGCGACCCGTCGGCGCCGGTCGTCGCCATCGTCACGTTCGTCCGCGCCGGATACTTCGACGAAACGGACGACGTCGTCGGCATCTCGCACGTGCTCGAGCACATGTACTTCAAGGGCACGCCGACGCGCGGCGTCGGTGAGATCGCCAAAGAGACGAAAGCCGCCGGCGGATATCTCAATGCCGGCACGATCTACGATCACACGAGCTACTACACCGTCCTTCCATCGTCGAGCCTCGAGGCCGGGCTCGACGTTCAGTCGGACGCGTACGCCCATTCGCTGATCGACAGCGACGAGCTGGCGCGCGAGCTCGAGGTGATCATCCAGGAAGCCAAGCGAAAAGCAGACAACCCGCCGGCGGTCGCGACGGAAACGTTGTACGAGCTCCTCCACGACCGGCACCGCATTCGACGCTGGCGCATCGGCCGCGAGCCCGGGCTGCGCGCGCTCCGCCAAAACGACGTCGTCGGCTTCTATCGAAACTTCTATCGCCCGGGCAACACGATTCTCGCGATCGTCGGCGACGTCGACCCCGACACCGTGCTCGCAGACGTGAGCCGACGTTATGGTTCGATCGCGGCCGGCGATCCCACGCGCGACGCGGGGCCGAGTGAGGACGGCGTGGGCGGGTTTCGCTACCGCGACCTGACCGGCGACATCACGCAGACGCAACTCGCGTTCGGGTGGCGAACGCCGGGCACGAATCACGCCGACACTCCCGCGCTCGAGTTGCTCGCCGCTGTGCTCGGTGCGGGACGCGCATCGAGACTCTATCGCGCGGTTCGCGAAAGGCGTCTTGCGTCGGCGGTGAGCGCCTACCATTACACGCCGACCGAGATCGGGGTGTTCGTCGTTCACGCCGAGTCCCCGCCGGCCGCCGCCGGCGACGCGGCGCGCGCGATTTGGGAGCAGATTCGCGTGGCGCGCGACGGTGAGATCGGCGATCACGAGCTCGAACGCGCAAAGCGAGTGTTCGAATCGCGTTGGATCCGCCGCCTCGAGGACATGGAAGGACAGGCCAGCCATCTCGCGGAGTGGGAAGCGCTGGGCGACTGGCGTATCGGCGACGACTACTTCGAGCGAGTGATGCTCGCGACGCGCGACGACGTGACGCGTGTCGCCAGAGATTATCTCCGGTCCGACCGCACGGGCGTCGTCGTCTACCGCCCGGTCGCGAGCGACTCATTGGCCGGGACGTCCGATGAAATGCTCGCGCTCCTCGATCGCGAGCCGCGTCCGGCACCGCTCACTCCCGCGCCGGTGTACACAGCGCGAGTGCTCGGTCCGGCTACGCCCGCCGAGTTCGTCGGAGAGACCGCTGGCGTCTTCGAGTATCGCTCGCCGGAAGGAATCCCGGTCCTCGTTCGCAGGAAGCCCGGCTCGCCGCTCGTGCACGCCGGTGCCTTCATGATCGGCGGTGTTCGTGACGAGGAGTCCGCGCTCGCCGGACTGACGACGCTGATGCTCCGCACGGCGCTCAAGGGAACGGCGTCGCGTAGCGCCGAGCAGATCGCGGAAGAGGGCGAGATGCTTGGCGGCAGCGTCTCCGGAGCGGCGAACCTCGACAGCTTCCGCTGGAGCATCTCGGTTCCGTCGCGCCACGCTGCGGCCGCCGTCGAGCTGCTGGCCGACGTGGTGCAGCATCCGACGTTCGGCGCCGAGGTGCTGGAGACGGAACGCGCCATCGCGCTGGCCGACGTCGCGGCGCTGCGCGACGACATGTACCGCTTTCCGATGCGTCTCGCGACGGAGGCCGCCTTCGTGGGCCATCCGTACGGATTGCCCGGCGGCGGCACCGACGACTCGTTGCATCGCATCACCGGCGACGAGGTGCGTGACTGGCACGCCAAGCGTGCACTCTCGAGTCCGTGCGTCATCGCGCTCGTCGGGGACGCGGATCCGGCGTACCTCGCCGAGTTGGCGGCGCGCGCGTTCGGCGACCTGCGTCGCGCGCCGGTGACGCCGATCCCCTCGCCATCCTGGCCCGCTTCGACGGCCACGGCGGTCGAGACGCGCGAACGCGCGCAGACGGCGATGGCGCTCCTCTTTTCCGGTCCGTCGCGATCGGATTCGTCGCGCTACGCCGCCGCGATGATTTCACTGGTCGCGAGCGGCCTCGGCGGACGCTTCTTCGAAGAGCTGCGCGACAAGCGCTCGCTCTGCTACACGGTGAACGCGTTCGTCGCCGAACGCGCCCTGGCCGGGGCGTTCGGCGCGTACATCGCGACGTCGCCCGAGCAGGAGGACGCGGCGCGCGACGGTCTTCTTGCCGAATTCGCGCGCCTGCGCGACGAGCCGGTCTCGGAGCCCGAACTACGACGCGCGCAAAAGTACGCCGTCGGGCTACACGCGATTCGACAACAGAGCGGCGCGGCCGTGTTGGCGGACGCGGTCGACGCGTATCTCTTCGGAACGCTGGCCGAGCTGGATGAGTACGAATCGCGCATTCGCGCCGTGACGCCGGCGGCCATGCAGGGCGTGGCCGTCGAGCACTTCGATCCGTCGCGGCGGGTGGAAGGAATTGTGCGGGGGACGGGGAAGAAAGTCTGA
- a CDS encoding tetratricopeptide repeat protein, with protein sequence MTTAAQRSAHAALDAARPAVARLDSIRGPEDTAADLIDIWTAVESSLRALSGSNAMSGQGLIREVRQRQLIDFDQANALAELQAVHDRLQSTSYRPSESDIAAARAAVSKLDGALVDATSPVPSATGPRDPMLREAATTPFTASPPQTAGAPPPLVARRRLNVPSWAILTSAVVVLAILAGGGYFLFGRRGSDPLEEGIAAYQRGQREVAANAFSRAERENPRSPRPHIYLARMARDVGNYSLATQELKLAIEADPNNALALREMGANLLMQNNYELARTFYVRAVQADPSDKTAMGYLGCTLMRLGRTTEATAFMNRAGQGPWSSCTPAPAPKQMGDPAGPAGLVKP encoded by the coding sequence GTGACCACGGCGGCGCAGCGTAGCGCCCACGCCGCGCTCGACGCGGCGAGACCCGCCGTCGCTCGTCTCGACTCGATCCGCGGTCCGGAAGACACCGCCGCGGACCTGATCGACATCTGGACGGCGGTCGAGTCGTCGTTGCGCGCGCTCTCCGGCTCGAACGCGATGTCCGGCCAGGGGCTCATTCGCGAGGTCCGACAGCGGCAGCTCATCGATTTCGATCAGGCGAACGCGCTCGCCGAGCTGCAGGCAGTCCACGACCGTCTTCAGAGCACGAGCTACCGGCCGTCGGAGTCCGACATCGCCGCGGCACGCGCGGCGGTCTCGAAGCTCGATGGCGCGCTCGTGGATGCTACGTCGCCGGTGCCGAGCGCGACCGGACCGCGAGACCCGATGCTTCGCGAGGCGGCAACGACGCCTTTCACCGCGTCCCCCCCCCAGACGGCGGGGGCGCCGCCGCCGCTCGTAGCGCGGCGAAGACTCAACGTTCCGTCGTGGGCGATTCTCACGTCGGCCGTCGTCGTGCTGGCGATCCTCGCCGGCGGCGGATACTTCCTCTTCGGCCGACGCGGGAGCGATCCGCTCGAGGAAGGGATCGCCGCGTACCAGCGCGGACAGCGCGAGGTGGCAGCGAACGCGTTCAGTCGGGCGGAGCGCGAGAATCCGCGGTCGCCTCGCCCGCACATCTACTTGGCACGAATGGCGCGCGACGTCGGCAATTATTCGTTGGCGACGCAGGAGTTGAAGCTCGCCATCGAGGCCGATCCGAACAACGCGCTCGCCTTGCGAGAGATGGGTGCGAACCTGCTGATGCAGAACAACTACGAGCTGGCGCGAACCTTCTACGTACGCGCCGTGCAAGCCGATCCCAGCGACAAAACCGCGATGGGATATCTCGGGTGCACGCTGATGCGACTCGGCCGCACGACCGAGGCGACCGCGTTCATGAATCGCGCCGGGCAGGGGCCGTGGAGCAGCTGCACGCCCGCGCCCGCGCCGAAACAAATGGGCGACCCGGCGGGGCCGGCCGGACTCGTGAAGCCATAG
- a CDS encoding tetratricopeptide repeat protein, with translation MATPFLSSEEYDERAHQLYNDGQYDDALTVLREGLALYPNSVELHVGVGYAQLAREEYAWARQSFEQAAVLEPEHEDALAGLGETLLKLGQDDSAMRCFRRTLELGYADDLDLMLQIGRSLFREASVRDSKMMFEAAKEFFETAVQQASDSAEGIACIGYSQHRLGDDEGAIASLRRSLQIDGDHTEARIYLANVLYDQGENEAALYHFERTKPEDHWDELGIWRLMELKRSLYRLGDNDPELKPWEDRLAELAGDLDDVDTLLMELDTPGPADGSPAPESPRGQLELFGTLLSSLAEQRQGLEHQVIAPDGSRFAGSWDDIVRRLRDETGNPTDSVREFMDVVSKHGFRQTGVRIPTNDAESFIRGSAIAGLLRIVR, from the coding sequence ATGGCCACCCCGTTCCTGAGTTCTGAAGAGTACGATGAACGTGCGCATCAGCTGTACAATGACGGCCAGTATGATGACGCGCTGACAGTACTTCGAGAGGGACTCGCGCTCTATCCGAATTCGGTGGAGCTGCATGTTGGGGTGGGGTACGCGCAGCTCGCGCGCGAAGAGTACGCGTGGGCGCGCCAATCCTTCGAGCAGGCAGCCGTGCTCGAGCCCGAGCACGAAGACGCGCTCGCCGGACTCGGTGAGACTTTGCTCAAGCTCGGCCAGGACGATTCGGCGATGCGATGTTTCCGCCGAACCCTCGAGCTTGGCTACGCAGATGATCTCGATCTGATGCTGCAGATCGGACGTTCCCTCTTCCGCGAAGCATCCGTTCGCGACAGCAAGATGATGTTCGAGGCGGCCAAGGAATTCTTCGAGACGGCCGTCCAGCAGGCTTCGGATTCCGCCGAAGGCATCGCGTGCATCGGCTACTCGCAGCATCGGCTCGGCGACGACGAAGGCGCGATCGCGTCGCTCCGTCGTTCGCTGCAGATCGATGGCGACCACACCGAGGCGCGCATCTACCTCGCCAACGTCCTGTACGACCAAGGCGAGAACGAAGCGGCCCTCTATCACTTCGAGCGGACCAAGCCCGAAGACCATTGGGACGAGCTGGGAATCTGGCGGCTGATGGAGCTCAAGCGATCGTTGTATCGCCTCGGCGACAACGATCCCGAGCTCAAGCCGTGGGAAGACCGCTTGGCCGAGTTGGCCGGTGACCTCGACGACGTCGACACGCTTCTCATGGAGCTCGACACGCCGGGCCCCGCCGACGGCTCGCCGGCGCCGGAATCGCCGCGCGGTCAGCTCGAGTTGTTCGGAACGCTGCTCAGCTCCCTCGCCGAACAGCGGCAGGGGCTCGAGCATCAGGTGATCGCACCCGACGGCAGCCGTTTTGCTGGATCGTGGGACGACATCGTCCGTCGCTTGCGCGACGAGACCGGCAATCCCACGGACTCCGTGAGAGAATTCATGGACGTCGTATCCAAACACGGCTTCCGCCAAACCGGCGTGCGCATTCCGACGAACGACGCGGAGAGCTTCATCCGCGGCAGCGCCATAGCGGGGCTGCTCCGAATCGTTCGGTGA
- a CDS encoding pseudouridine-5'-phosphate glycosidase: protein MTRPPADHRPAIIRVLPHIARAIDERAPVVALESSVFAQGLPIPENREAARRMVAAVEVAGAVAGITAVAHGTPTIGLREDELERFLARDGIRKVSARDIPVAMVRRHDGATTVAASVALASAVGFEVFSTGGIGGVHRDSPFDESADLAELARTPIVVVCAGAKSILDLPATWERLESLGIPVVGFRTSELPGFFTAETGIRLDARVDNALEVAAVFRAHQALGRRQALLVVQPPPPHHRLPREDVERAVATAHQSIVAGDIRGADVTPFLLSAVTRLTGGSSLGANLALLEQNAALAAEIAVALAASPETRGATMSD, encoded by the coding sequence ATGACACGTCCTCCTGCCGATCACCGGCCCGCGATCATTCGCGTGCTGCCCCACATCGCTCGCGCCATCGACGAACGAGCTCCGGTTGTGGCGCTCGAGAGCTCGGTGTTCGCACAGGGCCTGCCTATTCCGGAGAACCGTGAAGCGGCGCGCCGCATGGTGGCCGCAGTCGAAGTCGCCGGTGCGGTCGCCGGAATCACGGCGGTCGCGCACGGTACTCCGACGATCGGTCTCCGCGAGGACGAGCTCGAGCGCTTCCTCGCGCGAGACGGCATTAGAAAAGTCTCAGCGCGCGACATTCCCGTCGCCATGGTGCGGCGTCACGATGGGGCGACGACCGTGGCTGCGTCGGTCGCGTTGGCGAGCGCGGTCGGCTTCGAGGTGTTCTCGACGGGTGGGATCGGCGGCGTGCACCGCGACTCGCCGTTCGACGAGTCCGCGGATCTCGCTGAGCTCGCGCGGACCCCGATCGTCGTCGTCTGCGCCGGCGCAAAGTCGATCCTCGACTTACCGGCCACCTGGGAACGCCTGGAGAGTCTGGGGATTCCGGTAGTTGGTTTTCGGACGTCGGAGCTGCCGGGATTTTTTACGGCCGAGACCGGCATCAGGCTCGACGCGAGGGTCGACAACGCGCTGGAGGTGGCCGCCGTATTTCGGGCACACCAGGCGTTGGGGCGACGCCAGGCACTTCTGGTCGTTCAACCCCCGCCTCCCCATCACCGTCTGCCTCGCGAGGACGTGGAAAGAGCCGTTGCGACCGCCCATCAGAGCATCGTCGCCGGCGACATTCGAGGGGCCGACGTCACACCGTTTTTGTTGTCAGCCGTAACTCGTTTGACCGGTGGAAGTTCGCTGGGCGCAAACTTGGCATTGCTGGAGCAAAACGCGGCGTTGGCGGCCGAGATTGCCGTCGCGCTCGCGGCGTCGCCGGAAACGCGCGGCGCAACGATGTCCGACTAA
- a CDS encoding class D sortase translates to MRRYLGLSLYAAGGLMLSYSAGRYVEGWRDAQRARDSWNSQGKVAVALVRSANHNRPGRNWIDDGAPVARLVIPSIDMDEIVLEGADELNAGPGHVAGSAFPGEMGNAVISGERDRYFNHLDSVSPGDTVVTESGLGRDAWIVVSKRIVRRDERLIAHASDTTLTLTTSWPIRYVGPAPERLIVTATHVALPGRNAPSH, encoded by the coding sequence GTGCGTAGATATCTCGGACTCTCGCTCTACGCCGCCGGGGGGCTGATGCTCTCCTACTCGGCGGGCCGATACGTCGAAGGTTGGCGTGATGCACAGCGCGCGCGAGACTCGTGGAACAGCCAGGGAAAAGTCGCGGTCGCGCTCGTGCGTTCGGCGAATCACAACCGGCCCGGCCGAAACTGGATCGACGACGGCGCGCCTGTTGCCCGTCTGGTCATCCCCAGCATCGACATGGACGAAATCGTCCTCGAAGGGGCCGACGAGCTGAACGCGGGTCCGGGGCACGTCGCGGGGAGCGCGTTCCCGGGGGAGATGGGGAACGCGGTCATCTCCGGTGAGCGGGACCGGTACTTCAATCACCTCGACTCGGTCAGCCCCGGAGATACGGTCGTCACCGAGTCGGGACTGGGCCGCGATGCCTGGATCGTCGTCTCGAAGCGAATCGTACGACGGGACGAGCGGCTGATCGCGCACGCGTCCGACACCACGCTTACCCTCACGACGTCGTGGCCCATCCGCTACGTGGGACCCGCGCCCGAGCGCCTGATCGTCACGGCGACTCACGTCGCGCTTCCCGGACGCAACGCGCCGAGCCACTGA
- a CDS encoding serine hydrolase, producing MIRAVVVAAAVALSVAGVSRNGPPSQRSRFARADTAGLHRSLDAVASGHRGVLGYTVWNIDTGERLSLRGDETFPTASLIKVPILVTLYDLAEKKQLSLDDPLTVLKIDQVPGSGVLQFMHSGMSLSVHDAASLMIVLSDNTATNLLLDRIAIRRVWTKMEALGLPHTKVHSKTFLRLTSVAMDSSVKYGLGVSTPNEMAHLFELLADGKAVSPAADSAMLEILRNNADGDSMQRAIDGMSVPHKTGATDSVRTECALFRLQSRVVACGFTKQNADIRWVVDNEGQVALGKIGALVVAAWPKAQAAK from the coding sequence ATGATTCGTGCGGTCGTGGTGGCTGCCGCCGTCGCCTTGTCCGTCGCGGGCGTTTCGCGAAACGGGCCGCCATCCCAACGCTCGCGATTCGCGCGCGCCGACACCGCCGGGCTTCACCGCTCGCTCGACGCCGTCGCGTCGGGGCACCGCGGAGTGCTCGGCTACACGGTCTGGAACATCGACACGGGCGAACGGCTTTCGCTGCGTGGCGACGAGACCTTCCCGACGGCGAGTCTGATCAAGGTTCCAATCCTGGTCACGCTGTACGATCTGGCCGAGAAGAAGCAGCTCTCGCTCGACGATCCGCTGACGGTGTTGAAGATCGACCAGGTCCCGGGAAGCGGCGTGCTGCAGTTCATGCACTCCGGGATGTCGCTCAGCGTGCACGACGCCGCGTCGTTGATGATCGTGTTGAGCGACAACACCGCGACGAATCTCCTCCTGGACCGCATCGCGATCCGCCGCGTCTGGACGAAGATGGAAGCCCTCGGCTTGCCGCACACGAAGGTGCACTCGAAAACCTTCCTCCGTCTGACCAGCGTCGCGATGGACAGCTCGGTGAAGTACGGGTTGGGCGTGAGCACACCGAACGAGATGGCCCACCTCTTCGAGCTCCTCGCGGACGGAAAGGCCGTGAGTCCCGCGGCGGATTCAGCGATGCTCGAGATTTTGCGCAACAACGCCGACGGCGATTCGATGCAACGCGCCATCGATGGGATGAGCGTTCCGCACAAAACCGGCGCGACTGATTCGGTGCGAACGGAGTGCGCGCTGTTCAGGCTTCAGTCGCGGGTGGTCGCGTGCGGATTCACGAAACAGAATGCCGACATCCGCTGGGTCGTGGACAACGAAGGCCAGGTGGCGCTGGGGAAAATCGGCGCGTTGGTCGTCGCGGCGTGGCCGAAAGCGCAGGCGGCGAAATAG